From Flavipsychrobacter sp., a single genomic window includes:
- the gyrB gene encoding DNA topoisomerase (ATP-hydrolyzing) subunit B — protein sequence MSTENEENKSANPGYDAGSIQVLEGLEAVRKRPAMYIGDIGVKGLHHLVYEVVDNSIDEALAGYCNNITVTIHEGDSISVQDDGRGIPTGMHEKEGRSALEVVMTVLHAGGKFDKNTYKVSGGLHGVGVSCVNALSKLLHVTVHREGKVFEQEYSKGAPLYSVKETGTTDITGTRVFFTPDDSIFKENIYSREILAGRLRELSYLNKGINIILVDEREQDDAGNNIQEKFYSEGGIVEFVQMLDAAGKRNPLLEAPVYMEGHDEPSNVAVEVSMNYNTSYSEHIFSYVNNINTIEGGTHVSGFRRAITRVFKSYGDKNNLFAKAKVDIVGDDFREGLSAIISVKVPEPQFEGQTKTKLGNKEVIGVVDTTVSRVLETYLEEHPKEAKMIIDKVIIAAQARAAARKARELVQRKNVLSGGGMPGKLADCSDKDPARCELYLVEGDSAGGTAKQGRDRSYQAILPLRGKILNVEKAQEHKIYENEEIKNMFTALGVSVGTEEDAKALNISKLRYHKIIIMTDADVDGSHIATLILTFFFRYMKELVEQGYVYLAQPPLYLVKKGKDQEYAWDDNQRKAAVDRMANGKEDSVNIQRYKGLGEMNASQLWETTMDPSTRLLKQVTIESAAEADRVFSMLMGDEVAPRREFIETHAKYAKIDI from the coding sequence ATGAGTACAGAAAACGAAGAAAATAAGTCAGCTAATCCTGGTTACGACGCAGGAAGTATACAAGTATTAGAAGGTCTTGAAGCGGTGCGTAAGCGCCCTGCCATGTATATTGGTGATATAGGTGTCAAAGGGCTACACCATCTTGTATATGAGGTGGTTGACAACTCTATAGATGAGGCCTTGGCAGGATATTGTAACAATATTACTGTTACTATACACGAGGGCGATTCTATTAGTGTGCAAGACGACGGACGTGGTATACCAACAGGTATGCATGAAAAAGAAGGTCGTTCTGCATTAGAGGTAGTAATGACCGTACTACACGCAGGTGGTAAGTTTGATAAGAATACGTATAAGGTATCCGGTGGTTTGCATGGTGTTGGTGTTAGTTGTGTAAATGCGCTTAGTAAGTTATTACATGTTACTGTACACAGAGAGGGCAAAGTTTTTGAACAAGAATACAGTAAAGGTGCTCCTCTATATTCAGTTAAAGAAACAGGTACAACCGATATTACGGGTACAAGAGTTTTCTTTACACCTGATGATAGCATTTTTAAAGAAAACATATATAGCCGTGAGATATTAGCCGGACGTTTACGTGAATTGAGTTACTTAAATAAGGGTATCAATATCATATTAGTAGACGAGCGTGAGCAAGACGATGCAGGCAATAATATTCAAGAGAAGTTTTATAGTGAGGGGGGTATCGTAGAGTTTGTTCAAATGTTGGATGCTGCAGGCAAGCGTAATCCATTGTTGGAAGCTCCTGTATATATGGAAGGCCATGATGAGCCATCTAATGTTGCTGTAGAGGTATCGATGAACTATAATACTTCTTATAGTGAGCATATATTCTCTTATGTAAACAACATTAATACTATAGAAGGTGGTACACACGTGTCAGGTTTTCGTAGGGCAATAACCAGAGTGTTTAAATCTTACGGTGATAAGAACAATCTGTTCGCGAAAGCTAAAGTAGATATCGTTGGTGACGATTTCCGTGAAGGGTTGAGTGCTATCATTTCTGTAAAAGTTCCTGAGCCACAGTTTGAAGGTCAAACAAAAACCAAGCTAGGTAATAAAGAGGTAATAGGTGTTGTAGATACTACGGTTAGCCGTGTTTTAGAAACCTATCTTGAAGAGCACCCTAAAGAAGCTAAGATGATAATTGATAAAGTTATCATTGCGGCACAGGCTCGTGCAGCAGCACGTAAGGCTCGTGAGCTAGTACAGCGTAAAAATGTACTTTCGGGTGGAGGTATGCCTGGTAAGCTGGCAGACTGCTCGGATAAAGATCCTGCAAGATGTGAGCTATACCTAGTGGAGGGTGACTCGGCGGGTGGAACGGCTAAGCAAGGCCGCGACCGTAGCTATCAAGCTATCCTGCCTCTTCGTGGTAAGATACTGAACGTAGAAAAAGCACAAGAGCATAAGATCTACGAGAATGAAGAGATCAAGAATATGTTTACAGCATTGGGAGTGTCTGTAGGCACTGAAGAAGATGCCAAAGCCTTAAACATATCTAAGCTGCGTTATCATAAGATCATCATCATGACGGATGCTGATGTAGATGGTTCTCACATCGCAACATTGATATTGACCTTCTTCTTCCGCTATATGAAAGAGTTAGTAGAGCAAGGGTATGTTTACTTGGCGCAGCCACCACTTTATTTAGTGAAGAAAGGCAAAGATCAAGAATATGCTTGGGATGATAATCAACGTAAGGCAGCTGTGGATAGAATGGCTAATGGTAAAGAAGATAGTGTGAACATACAGCGCTATAAGGGTCTTGGTGAGATGAACGCAAGTCAGCTTTGGGAAACGACAATGGACCCAAGCACACGTTTGTTAAAACAGGTGACTATAGAAAGTGCAGCCGAAGCGGATAGGGTATTCTCTATGTTGATGGGTGATGAGGTTGCGCCAAGACGTGAGTTTATAGAGACACACGCTAAGTATGCTAAGATCGATATCTAA
- the yidC gene encoding membrane protein insertase YidC: MDRNSVIGFALLAALLIGYITYNNYSQKEYKAQKQADSIAKAKVHPMPAKVDTAATTTAIVADATVLDSTIVDNRPAAYTGEAKEVTLENDQIAITFNTNGAHPKKALLKEYKTHSGEPLYLFDGAYNKLSAVLPINNGAVATGDLFYEVVENTDADGAKSLTFTADLGDGKLVKIKYALPATGYMLQYNMDLDGMPVGGALPFTWQTEALHTENDIKNERINSQIYYRYTNEDHDYYTISNKEDEKESLESKTNWIGFRLHFFTNTIISDEGFNNAVVIGKTKLDSDNIVAQNKNTFDVPFDAATQSASLRFYIGPNHYKTLRSYKIGMEEMVPLGYGPMFFVKYINKWLIIPIFNILSSFISNYGVIIMLMTIIIRLLLSFFTYKSYLSAAKMRVLKPELDELREECGEDKQKFGVEQMKLYKQAGVNPLGGCLPTLFQLPILFAMYYFFPSSIELRQESFLWASDLSTYDSIASWTSTIPVLSSVYGNHISLFTILMTISSLFLALYNRNMTAQDPNNPMLKWMPFIFPIFLLGIFNKMAAALTFYYFFSNMISIAQQFIIQKYIINEDAIHAQIQENKNKPAKESKWQQRLQEMQKAQMEKAKQQQKKK, from the coding sequence ATGGATCGTAATTCAGTCATCGGCTTTGCATTATTAGCCGCACTACTTATTGGATATATTACATACAATAATTACTCTCAAAAGGAGTATAAAGCACAAAAACAGGCAGACTCTATAGCCAAAGCTAAGGTTCATCCTATGCCTGCTAAAGTAGATACTGCAGCTACTACAACCGCTATAGTTGCAGATGCAACAGTGCTTGATAGTACTATTGTAGATAATAGACCTGCCGCTTATACTGGTGAAGCTAAAGAGGTAACTCTTGAAAATGATCAAATAGCGATCACGTTCAATACTAATGGTGCCCACCCTAAAAAGGCACTATTAAAAGAATATAAAACACATAGCGGAGAACCACTATATCTTTTTGACGGCGCATATAATAAGCTAAGTGCTGTGTTACCTATTAATAACGGTGCAGTAGCTACAGGTGATCTATTTTATGAAGTAGTCGAGAATACAGATGCTGATGGTGCTAAATCACTGACATTTACTGCCGACCTAGGTGATGGTAAACTTGTAAAAATAAAATATGCACTACCTGCTACGGGGTATATGTTACAATACAACATGGACCTTGACGGCATGCCTGTTGGCGGTGCCTTACCATTCACTTGGCAAACGGAAGCGCTACACACAGAGAATGACATTAAGAATGAGCGTATCAATAGCCAAATCTATTATCGCTATACCAATGAAGATCATGACTACTATACAATAAGCAATAAAGAAGATGAAAAAGAAAGCCTGGAGAGCAAAACCAACTGGATAGGTTTTAGACTTCACTTCTTTACGAATACCATCATCTCTGACGAAGGTTTTAACAATGCAGTAGTAATAGGTAAAACAAAACTAGATAGCGACAATATTGTAGCTCAAAACAAGAACACTTTTGATGTGCCTTTTGATGCTGCTACACAATCTGCTAGCTTACGTTTTTACATTGGACCAAACCATTACAAAACACTACGCTCTTACAAAATAGGTATGGAAGAAATGGTTCCTTTGGGTTACGGACCAATGTTCTTTGTTAAGTACATCAACAAATGGTTGATCATACCAATATTCAATATACTAAGCAGCTTTATTAGCAACTATGGTGTTATCATCATGTTGATGACCATCATCATAAGATTACTCCTATCATTCTTTACTTATAAGAGTTATTTGTCTGCTGCTAAGATGAGAGTCTTAAAACCAGAGCTGGACGAACTACGTGAAGAGTGTGGAGAAGACAAGCAAAAATTTGGTGTAGAGCAGATGAAGCTATACAAACAAGCTGGAGTTAACCCTCTTGGAGGTTGTTTACCAACTCTATTCCAGTTACCAATACTTTTTGCGATGTACTACTTCTTCCCGTCATCAATAGAATTAAGACAGGAATCTTTCCTTTGGGCGAGCGACCTATCTACTTATGATAGTATTGCCAGCTGGACGTCTACAATACCAGTATTAAGCTCCGTATATGGTAACCACATTAGTTTATTTACTATCCTTATGACAATATCAAGTTTATTCTTGGCATTGTATAATAGAAATATGACGGCGCAAGATCCTAACAACCCAATGTTGAAATGGATGCCGTTCATCTTCCCTATCTTCTTACTAGGTATCTTTAACAAAATGGCAGCGGCACTTACTTTCTACTACTTCTTTAGTAACATGATCAGTATTGCACAGCAGTTTATCATTCAAAAGTATATCATCAACGAGGATGCTATACATGCTCAAATCCAAGAGAATAAAAATAAACCTGCTAAAGAGTCTAAATGGCAACAACGCCTACAAGAGATGCAGAAGGCACAAATGGAAAAAGCAAAACAACAACAGAAGAAGAAATAA
- a CDS encoding polymer-forming cytoskeletal protein, with product MKKNTNNARSSSHAAGSISTVAEGTTVNGDIESDSDMRIDGNIVGNVYCKAKVVLGPTAIVQGDLHAENVDVFGTVNGNITTKDLSCLKQNSTINGNLVTQRLQIEPNAVFNGQCKMTSDQEVLKTSKTTEEVAALQS from the coding sequence ATGAAAAAGAATACTAATAATGCTCGTTCTAGCAGCCATGCTGCCGGATCTATTAGTACAGTAGCAGAAGGTACAACTGTTAATGGCGATATTGAGTCTGATTCTGACATGAGAATAGATGGCAATATTGTGGGTAATGTATATTGTAAGGCTAAGGTAGTGCTTGGACCAACTGCTATAGTACAGGGAGATCTACATGCTGAAAATGTAGATGTATTTGGTACTGTGAATGGAAACATTACTACTAAAGATCTATCGTGCTTGAAGCAAAACAGCACTATAAATGGCAATTTGGTAACACAAAGACTACAAATAGAACCAAATGCTGTATTTAATGGTCAATGTAAGATGACATCAGACCAAGAGGTTTTAAAAACGTCTAAAACAACAGAAGAAGTAGCTGCTCTTCAATCTTAA
- a CDS encoding GSCFA domain-containing protein — translation MFYIELHIEPLAQKIKHTDKIMLMGSCFAENISAKLAEHKFDICTNPHGILFNPLSVADSINSYIEQKQYTEDDLFYLNELWNSWEHHSRFSHIDKDAALSQINQSQEQAHRFISSADYLIISLGTAYQYYRKDSGMPVSNNHKAPSQEFEKVLLPIEEITNSLSDTIEALENTNPNLQILFTVSPVRHIRDGVVENNRSKARLLEAVHDICGRYEQVHYFPAYELLIDVLRDYRFYDTDLVHPNKQAVSYIWERFMNSCMEDTTLTYIKEIAELNSAYQHRPRFEQTEGHQQFLAVYAKKLRVLREKYPHINWSEEEQYFSL, via the coding sequence ATGTTTTATATAGAGCTACATATCGAACCATTAGCACAAAAAATCAAGCATACAGATAAAATCATGCTGATGGGTTCTTGTTTTGCTGAAAATATATCTGCAAAGCTAGCTGAGCATAAATTCGATATCTGCACTAATCCGCATGGCATACTATTCAACCCACTCAGCGTAGCTGATAGCATTAATAGCTATATAGAACAAAAGCAATATACAGAAGACGACCTCTTCTACCTCAACGAACTGTGGAACAGTTGGGAGCATCATTCCCGCTTTTCGCATATTGATAAGGATGCTGCGCTATCGCAGATCAACCAATCGCAGGAGCAAGCGCACAGGTTCATCTCTTCAGCTGATTATTTGATCATTAGCCTTGGTACTGCCTATCAGTATTATAGAAAGGATAGCGGCATGCCTGTGTCTAACAATCATAAAGCACCATCACAAGAGTTTGAGAAAGTGCTACTGCCTATTGAGGAAATTACCAATAGCTTGTCAGACACTATAGAGGCCTTGGAAAACACCAATCCTAACCTACAGATTCTTTTTACAGTAAGCCCTGTTAGACATATTAGAGATGGCGTTGTAGAGAATAATAGAAGCAAGGCGAGACTACTGGAAGCAGTGCATGATATATGTGGCCGCTATGAGCAAGTTCATTATTTCCCTGCTTATGAGCTATTGATCGATGTATTGAGAGATTATCGTTTTTATGATACAGATCTAGTTCATCCCAATAAACAGGCTGTGAGTTATATATGGGAGCGTTTTATGAATAGTTGTATGGAGGACACTACATTGACTTACATAAAGGAAATAGCGGAACTCAATAGTGCCTATCAACACCGCCCAAGATTTGAGCAAACTGAAGGGCATCAACAATTCTTAGCCGTCTATGCAAAAAAACTAAGGGTACTTCGTGAAAAGTACCCTCATATAAATTGGAGTGAAGAAGAACAATACTTCTCCCTTTAA
- the clpP gene encoding ATP-dependent Clp endopeptidase proteolytic subunit ClpP gives MNPNEFRKYAIKHHGISSLTFDSYTSALTKGPNALTPYIIEERPLNVASMDVFSRLMMDRIIFLGEPINDYVANIVTAQLLFLESTDRNRDVQMYINSPGGSVYAGLGMYDTMQIINPDVSTICTGIGASMAAVLMCAGTKGKRTALKHSRIMIHQPLGGAEGQASDIEITAREIGKLKKELYEIIAHHSGQKLAKVEKDSDRDYWMTAQEAKDYGMIDEVLERNPRKAEEQDDKK, from the coding sequence ATGAATCCAAATGAATTTAGAAAATATGCTATCAAACATCACGGTATTAGTAGCCTGACCTTTGATAGTTATACTTCTGCATTAACAAAGGGACCAAACGCGTTGACACCATATATTATTGAAGAGCGTCCATTAAACGTAGCTTCTATGGATGTGTTCTCTCGTTTGATGATGGATAGGATCATTTTCTTGGGAGAGCCTATTAATGACTATGTGGCTAATATCGTTACGGCACAGTTGCTATTCTTAGAAAGTACCGACCGTAACCGCGATGTACAGATGTATATCAACAGCCCGGGTGGTAGTGTGTATGCAGGTTTAGGTATGTACGATACGATGCAGATCATCAACCCTGATGTATCAACCATATGTACAGGTATTGGCGCTTCTATGGCAGCTGTATTGATGTGTGCAGGTACTAAAGGTAAACGTACTGCGTTGAAGCATAGCCGTATCATGATCCACCAACCGCTAGGTGGTGCAGAAGGACAAGCAAGTGATATTGAAATTACAGCACGTGAGATAGGCAAGTTGAAAAAAGAGCTTTATGAGATCATTGCACACCATTCGGGACAAAAACTAGCTAAGGTAGAAAAGGATAGCGACCGTGACTACTGGATGACAGCACAGGAAGCGAAAGACTATGGTATGATAGATGAGGTGCTAGAGCGCAACCCTAGAAAAGCAGAAGAGCAAGACGATAAAAAATAA
- a CDS encoding RNase adapter RapZ has protein sequence MSPSIDSSQNIDILADLFETHFEEKPDSIVSLPISGSDRRYYRLKAGDKAAIGTFNDNVAENNSFFYFAELLRKHGVNVPEIYAIGKERRFYLQQDLGDTSLFDLLAKEGHTDEVKEYYKKSVEQLVKAQWMAGRECNFDQCFSSKSFDEKAIMSDLMYFKYYFADLQKIPYDRNLLMEEMEQLSRELGRIQPQTLMYRDFQSRNIMIHNGEVYFIDFQGAMQGPPQYDLASLFWQAKAKLPDNWKEELMNKYVAAMDEIKIARVEEIHFRKGYLQFVLLRMLQVLGAYGFKGLLEHKPHFISSISPALANLQNYLSDNPHVPAYQELRALLEAVCSDEIQEHYRQPEKSDSIKLKVQITSFSYKKNGMPKDESEHGGGYVFDCRGIKNPGRYKPYKHMSGLDAAIQNFLDRESRMPDFMSHVYGLVSVNVEDYISRDFDYLSINFGCTGGQHRSVYAAEQLAAYLKGKYNIPITLTHSNKNNWVTEPE, from the coding sequence ATGAGCCCAAGTATTGACTCATCACAGAATATTGATATTCTGGCTGATTTATTTGAAACACATTTTGAAGAAAAACCGGATAGTATCGTTTCCTTACCTATTTCCGGTTCTGACAGGAGATACTACAGACTAAAGGCTGGCGACAAAGCAGCAATAGGTACATTTAATGATAATGTGGCTGAAAATAACAGCTTCTTCTATTTTGCCGAGCTACTAAGAAAGCATGGTGTAAACGTTCCTGAAATATATGCTATAGGCAAGGAAAGAAGATTCTATTTACAACAAGACCTTGGCGATACTTCTTTGTTCGATCTATTAGCGAAGGAAGGACATACCGACGAGGTAAAAGAATACTATAAGAAGTCTGTCGAGCAGTTGGTAAAGGCGCAGTGGATGGCAGGCAGAGAGTGTAATTTCGACCAATGCTTTTCTTCTAAAAGCTTTGATGAAAAAGCCATCATGAGCGACTTGATGTATTTCAAGTACTACTTTGCCGACCTTCAAAAAATACCTTACGACCGCAACCTCCTCATGGAGGAAATGGAGCAGCTAAGCCGTGAGCTAGGCAGAATTCAACCACAAACATTAATGTATCGCGATTTTCAGAGTCGCAATATTATGATACATAATGGTGAGGTATATTTCATCGATTTCCAAGGGGCTATGCAAGGTCCTCCACAATATGATTTAGCATCTCTTTTCTGGCAGGCAAAAGCAAAACTACCTGACAACTGGAAGGAAGAGTTGATGAATAAATATGTGGCTGCGATGGATGAAATAAAGATCGCACGCGTTGAAGAAATTCATTTTAGAAAAGGCTACTTACAGTTTGTACTGTTACGTATGCTACAAGTATTAGGTGCTTATGGCTTCAAAGGGTTATTAGAACATAAGCCACATTTCATTAGTAGCATTAGCCCTGCTCTGGCCAATCTGCAAAACTACCTTTCAGACAACCCGCATGTGCCTGCTTATCAAGAGCTACGCGCCTTGCTGGAAGCCGTTTGTAGTGATGAGATCCAAGAGCATTACAGACAACCTGAAAAATCAGACTCTATTAAACTTAAAGTGCAAATAACCAGTTTCTCTTATAAGAAGAATGGCATGCCTAAAGATGAGAGCGAACATGGTGGCGGCTATGTGTTTGACTGTAGAGGTATTAAAAACCCAGGGCGTTACAAACCTTATAAGCACATGTCTGGTCTTGATGCTGCGATACAAAACTTCTTAGACAGAGAAAGCCGTATGCCAGACTTTATGAGCCATGTATATGGTCTTGTGTCTGTAAATGTGGAAGACTATATTTCTCGCGACTTTGATTATTTGTCTATCAACTTTGGTTGTACCGGCGGTCAGCATAGATCGGTATATGCCGCTGAGCAGCTGGCAGCCTATTTAAAAGGCAAATACAATATTCCCATTACCCTCACACACTCCAATAAAAACAATTGGGTAACAGAACCCGAATAA
- a CDS encoding histidine phosphatase family protein encodes MSEGEHIKRVVIVRHAKSSWANAGLADFDRPLNDRGNHDAPMIGKRLKALGVQPELIISSTAKRARQTAKKISSELGYKKEDILLLDKLYHCHPDTFEEVIYGIEDSVKTVIIVAHNPGITLFVNSLSYQFSSANIPTCGVVVAEFTAKNWNEFNRVEKQVVIFEYPKKQS; translated from the coding sequence ATGAGTGAGGGTGAGCATATAAAGAGAGTAGTGATTGTAAGACATGCAAAATCTAGCTGGGCCAATGCGGGGCTTGCCGATTTTGACCGACCGCTAAACGATAGAGGCAACCACGATGCACCCATGATAGGTAAACGCCTAAAAGCATTGGGAGTGCAGCCAGAACTCATTATCAGCAGCACAGCAAAAAGAGCAAGGCAAACCGCTAAAAAGATCAGCTCAGAGCTTGGCTACAAAAAAGAAGACATTTTATTACTAGACAAATTGTATCATTGCCACCCAGATACTTTTGAAGAAGTGATCTATGGCATTGAAGATAGCGTTAAAACCGTTATTATCGTAGCACACAATCCCGGTATTACACTCTTTGTCAATAGTTTATCATACCAATTCAGCTCAGCCAACATACCCACATGCGGTGTGGTAGTAGCAGAGTTTACTGCAAAAAACTGGAATGAATTTAATAGAGTAGAAAAACAAGTAGTTATATTTGAATACCCCAAAAAACAATCATGA